DNA from Agarilytica rhodophyticola:
ACGCTTCGTTCTCCACTGGCACTATAAGAGTGGCAACTGAAAGTGATGAAGCCCCCGAAACCCTTGAATTTCGTTACTATAAAGATAAGTTAGAACAACGCTTAAGTTCACTGGGCTATACCCCTACAGAAGATGAAAACGCCCAGTTCATTGCTAAATTAGGTTATAGCGTCAGCCGCCAAGAAAAAGACAAACCTCATAGTCGTGTGCTGATCGGCGGCCAATTTGGTTATGGCTATGGTTACCCTTACTCCAGAGGTTCGGTATTACTCAGTGATGGCGGCGGTGCTGAGTTCGAATATGTTAGAGAGTTGTCTCTTGCCATAAATCAGCCGGAAGCGGCGAAAAAAGATAGTAATGTTATTCAAATTAAAGCTGTCAGTGTCGGTAATTGTGAGCATCTAACGGTGGTTTATGATGAAATGTTAGACGCTATCTTCGCTAATTTTATGCGCTCTGATGGTTCAATTGAGCGCATTGCTATCAAAGATGCCGAGGTGGCTTGTCCATAGATGTGCCTGGGTTTTCGTCCCATTTTACTTTAGCTTATTTAAGTGAGGTGTTGAGCTTGTATGGCTTAGCCCTCTCTTAGTTTTCTCTCCCGCTGTCGAGCCTTTCCCATTCTTTTTTGCTTCTATTATGTTAACTGGCCCTAGCTTGAAAGACATATTATTATGTTCTGGCGGCTAATAGTCTCATACAATAAAATACTTCGAGACTCACCATATGATAACAACGAAAATAGGGTATATCGAAAGTAATGGCTTACTTAAGACACTATTGGAATGGCAATGTCGTTTCTATGTATGAAATAAAAGAGACGGTATTACTTGGGCGACATCCTACGTGCAATATTACCATCGATGATCCTACTATCAGTTCATCTCATGCAAAGTTGACACTTACTTCTGAGAATTGTCGATTAGAAGATACAGATAGTACCAATGGCATTCGACTCAATGGCAAACAGATATCGAGCGCGATTTTAAGCGCAGGTGCTATCTTCGCGATTGGCACCCATGAATTTGAATATTTGCAGGAAATTCCTCACGATCTTGATAAAACGTTAGAGATCAAAAAAAGCTGGATACCTGGCGTTTACTTTGCCAGATAATGCCTGACTGTCATTAGTGAAGATAAAGTAGTGAAAAAAACTTTTATAGCGATTGAAAAAGCCCTCACTATGCTCGCCGTATTGGTAAGCCATGTTAACTTTCGAGGTGTTATTATAATTTTTGGCTTGGCACTAGTGGTGTGTGCGCCGCGAGTGCACCTTTTTTCTGCAATTGATAACACCATTATCAAAGCTAGTAGTTATTTGTTTGCACCTCCTTTGGGATCATCGGGTATTGCCATCGTTGAAGTGCCGAAAGAAGAGATTGCCATTTGGCAATCAGACATCCATTCATCAGGAAAGTTGGCGGCATTACTTTCGAATATTGTCAATGGCGCGAATAGTACGGTTGGTCTAATTCTTCAGCAGCCCATTGATGAGGGTGCTGGGGCTGCTGATACCTTAATCGAAACCTATATTCAAGGCGCATCTAACGATACCCCCTATCGTAAGGCTAAAGCGTTAGTAGATCGCAAGTTTTTGTTAAAAGATTACCTTAATAATTCTCGTGTGGTTGTCGGTGTGGAAGGTTTTTTTTTCGCCGGTCAAAAACCTACTGTCATTGAGCAAACTTACGATAGACATGTTTTTTCTCCCGTCTTAAAGGAAGTTATTTGGCCCTATTGCAAGTATTGTTTTTCAACGGCGAAAAGCGTCGAGGTTGCGCGCCCTTCTTTTGAACAATTTACCCTGACCAATTCACTATCATCACAATATCAAGCGTTGTTTTATGATGACAACAACAGCGTCTTTAGTGATTTTTTTATTCAGCTTTTAAAAACTATCGAGAATGTTTCAGATAGTGAAAATTTAATATGGCAAAAAGGCCAAGCTCTTACTATAGGAACATTAAACCTGCCTTTATCCAATGACGGTAGCTTTATTCCCCTGCATTCCTTATCCAATCGTATGGCTCCTATCGTCAATACTATTGCGTTAAATGAGGCTCTGGCACGTAGCGCATTTCCAGAATTTATTTTAATTGCCCAGCAGGGTAGCCGCAGTGCTGATATGTTAGCCAAAGCACTTTATAGTGTTAAGCATGATGCCGTTGTTTACTCACCTTGGTGGTCTAACATAGTGTTGATGGCCTTAGTATTTATGGTCACTCTTTATTTGGGCTTACTGGTAATTAGGATTACGCCTCGTACAGCAGGATTAATTTCTTTTTTCTTAAGCATCACAATAATTTTAAGCCAAATTCTTATTATCGCTTCCCATCGAGTATGGCTACCTCTAGCCCTTGTTGTGGTATGGCTGATTGTTGGACATTTCGCTCTCTCTATCTGGATGATTAAAAAGCGCCGTATACAAGGCAATATTGATAGAGCTGATGGTATTTGTATTAAACAGGCTCGCCAATTTATCGAGCAACAGGAGTTGAATTTAGCTTTGGAACAGCTAACGGATTGCTCTCTAGACGAGCCATTATTACAAACGCTTTACGATATTTCTGATGCCTATGCTGAGCAAAAACAATATCAGCAAGCAATTGATGTGATGCGTATGGTACGCAGCAAGCGCAAATCTTATAAGGATGCTGAGCAAAAATTAAAAGTCTTAAACACGATGCTTAAGTCTTCTTCGAACGTGGATCAAGAAGATAATTTACAGAAGACAACAGCCATTACCACAGCCCAAACGGATCGAAGAATTATCGGCCGCTATGAACTTGAAGGGGAACTGGGTAGAGGGGCGATGGGACGTGTGTTTTTAGGCTTTGATCCAAAAATTGCGCGGCGGGTTGCCATTAAAACTCTCAGCTATGATCAATTTAAAGATAAAAATAGTAATGAGCTAAAACAGCGTTTTTTCCGCGAGGCGGAGGCAGCAGGTCGACTCAATCATCCCGCTATTGTTTCAGTATTTGATGTAGGTGAAGAAAGCGATTTAGCATTTATCGCTATGGATTTTGCTGAAGGTAAAGCATTAAATAACTTTGTCAGTGAAGATAATTTATTACCTGTTTTCGAAGTCTATCGTGTTGTTTGTGATGTCGCACAAGCACTCGCTTATGCTCATGATAGTAATGTGGTACATCGTGATGTTAAGCCCGGTAATATTATCTACAATCCCTCACCTTATCAGGTCAAAGTGACAGACTTTGGTATTGCTCGGCTGGTAGATAATTCTAAGACAAGTACCGGAGAAATCCTCGGTAGTCCACTTTATATGGCACCGGAGCAGCTTAAAGGTAAGAAAGTAAATCGAGCGGCAGATATCTTTAGTCTGGGTGTGACTTTTTATCAATTACTCACAGGGCGTTTGCCTTATCATGGTAGTAATTTGGCGGCGTTGACTTACGAAATTATTTACGGCAAGCATAAGAACGTTCGTTCAATACGTAAGGATTTGCCCGCAAGTGCCTCACGCATTATTAATCAGGCCTTACAAAAAGACCCTGATGATCGTTATGAGACTGCTGCGGAAATGGCTTTGGTATTGAAAAAAGCCATAAAACGAGATTTCTCAGCAGAAGCAAAACAAATTGGTTACGTATAAATTTCTTATAAAATATCACGTATTAGGTTTATAGAGGTGAAGTGATTATGACAGTGCTAGCACAGTTGGTTGATGGGGTAGTGGCCCATAAATTTAATATTGGTTCCGATAAGCTTACTATAGGCCGTATGCCTGACTGTGATATTATTATCGAGGATTCCTCCGTTAGTTCGCGTCATGCGGCTTTACAAGCGGTACCTAACCCAGATTTCCCCGATACGGTGGAATATTTTATTGAAGATTTAAACAGTACTAATGGCACCAGTGTCAACGGTGAAAAAATTGAAGGTAGGGTGCAGCTACATCACAGCGATGAAGTGACTATTGCTTGGAATACTTTTAAATTTATTGATGAGCATTCGGTTAATTT
Protein-coding regions in this window:
- a CDS encoding FHA domain-containing protein; translated protein: MAYLRHYWNGNVVSMYEIKETVLLGRHPTCNITIDDPTISSSHAKLTLTSENCRLEDTDSTNGIRLNGKQISSAILSAGAIFAIGTHEFEYLQEIPHDLDKTLEIKKSWIPGVYFAR
- a CDS encoding serine/threonine protein kinase is translated as MKKTFIAIEKALTMLAVLVSHVNFRGVIIIFGLALVVCAPRVHLFSAIDNTIIKASSYLFAPPLGSSGIAIVEVPKEEIAIWQSDIHSSGKLAALLSNIVNGANSTVGLILQQPIDEGAGAADTLIETYIQGASNDTPYRKAKALVDRKFLLKDYLNNSRVVVGVEGFFFAGQKPTVIEQTYDRHVFSPVLKEVIWPYCKYCFSTAKSVEVARPSFEQFTLTNSLSSQYQALFYDDNNSVFSDFFIQLLKTIENVSDSENLIWQKGQALTIGTLNLPLSNDGSFIPLHSLSNRMAPIVNTIALNEALARSAFPEFILIAQQGSRSADMLAKALYSVKHDAVVYSPWWSNIVLMALVFMVTLYLGLLVIRITPRTAGLISFFLSITIILSQILIIASHRVWLPLALVVVWLIVGHFALSIWMIKKRRIQGNIDRADGICIKQARQFIEQQELNLALEQLTDCSLDEPLLQTLYDISDAYAEQKQYQQAIDVMRMVRSKRKSYKDAEQKLKVLNTMLKSSSNVDQEDNLQKTTAITTAQTDRRIIGRYELEGELGRGAMGRVFLGFDPKIARRVAIKTLSYDQFKDKNSNELKQRFFREAEAAGRLNHPAIVSVFDVGEESDLAFIAMDFAEGKALNNFVSEDNLLPVFEVYRVVCDVAQALAYAHDSNVVHRDVKPGNIIYNPSPYQVKVTDFGIARLVDNSKTSTGEILGSPLYMAPEQLKGKKVNRAADIFSLGVTFYQLLTGRLPYHGSNLAALTYEIIYGKHKNVRSIRKDLPASASRIINQALQKDPDDRYETAAEMALVLKKAIKRDFSAEAKQIGYV
- a CDS encoding FHA domain-containing protein gives rise to the protein MTVLAQLVDGVVAHKFNIGSDKLTIGRMPDCDIIIEDSSVSSRHAALQAVPNPDFPDTVEYFIEDLNSTNGTSVNGEKIEGRVQLHHSDEVTIAWNTFKFIDEHSVNLSQTAHILK